A stretch of the Lactuca sativa cultivar Salinas chromosome 9, Lsat_Salinas_v11, whole genome shotgun sequence genome encodes the following:
- the LOC111916888 gene encoding basic leucine zipper 34: MAQLPPKAPTMAQKWPSFSYQTMQPMMPMSASQPPSWMDDFLDFSSARRNAHRRSASDPIAFVETPFINECRNSNSNDPSMIPCSNNNGFERLDDEQLSSMFSDDVAANLHSTRSSSSPSEQNSDNDERRPSPPQEQPPSQLKSEPGEVEDGGGYEHDSDSGKLPFTFSSDGGTIVDPKRVKRILANRQSAQRSRVRKLHYISELERSVTTLQTEVSTLSPRVAFLDHQRLILNVDNSSLKQRIAALAQDKIFKDAHQEALKKEIERLRRVYHEQNMNNNNKTENITTGSPALMVSPPPPAASVSGTDER, encoded by the exons ATGGCGCAATTGCCGCCAAAAGCGCCAACAATGGCGCAGAAGTGGCCGTCATTTTCCTATCAGACGATGCAGCCGATGATGCCGATGTCAGCCTCGCAACCGCCGAGCTGGATGGACGATTTCCTTGATTTTTCTTCAGCTAGGAGGAACGCTCACCGGAGATCCGCCAGCGATCCGATTGCATTCGTTGAAACTCCGTTTATTAACGAATGTCGTAACTCTAATAGCAATGATCCCTCGATGATACCTTGCTCAAATAATAACGGATTTGAGCGTTTGGATGATGAGCAGCTTAGCTCCATGTTTTCCGACGACGTCGCCGCGAATCTTCACTCGACGAGGTCATCGTCTTCGCCATCGGAACAAAATAGCGACAATGACGAACGTAGACCATCGCCGCCTCAGGAACAACCGCCGTCGCAACTGAAGAGTGAGCCGGGAGAGGTAGAAGACGGTGGCGGATACGAACACGACTCAGATTCCGGTAAGCTTCCGTTTACTTTCTCCAGCGACGGCGGCACCATCGTTGATCCAAAAAGGGTTAAAAG GATATTAGCAAATCGTCAATCTGCCCAGAGATCAAGAGTCAGGAAGTTGCATTACATTTCTGAACTCGAACGCAGTGTAACAACTCTACAG ACGGAAGTATCAACATTGTCACCACGTGTCGCATTTCTAGATCATCAAAGGTTGATTCTAAACGTTGATAACAGCTCGCTTAAACAACGAATTGCTGCTTTGGCTCAAGACAAGATCTTCAAAGATG CTCATCAAGAAGCATTAAAGAAGGAGATAGAAAGATTGAGAAGAGTTTATCATGAACAAAacatgaacaacaacaacaagacgGAGAACATCACCACCGGGTCACCGGCATTAATGGTGTCTCCGCCGCCGCCGGCGGCATcggtgagtggtacggatgagaGGTGA
- the LOC111916920 gene encoding uncharacterized protein LOC111916920: protein MEGLNIFMKDACDKGLFHGINIPKSNTCLSHLFYADDAMFVGEWTRGNLKNLARIIRCFHVSSGLKVNLSKSKVFGIGVSDRELTSSASVLGCDTCAFPFTYLRFPVGANMNLIKSWKPIIDSVQVRFSYWKANTLSIGGRFTLVKSVMGSLPLYFFSIFKAPIGVIESLEKTRMRFLWNGN, encoded by the coding sequence ATGGAAGGTCTAAATATCTTCATGAAGGATGCCTGCGATAAAGGTCTATTCCATGGAATTAACATCCCAAAGAGTAATACTTGCCTTTCTCACCTCTTCTACGCCGATGATGCGATGTTCGTTGGTGAATGGACGAGAGGAAATCTCAAAAATTTGGCTAGAATTATTCGTTGTTTCCATGTGTCTTCCGGGTTAAAAGTAAACCTCTCTAAGTCAAAGGTGTTTGGAATTGGTGTATCCGATCGTGAACTGACATCTAGCGCTAGTGTACTTGGATGTGACACATGTGCTTTTCCTTTCACCTACTTGCGGTTCCCAGTAGGAGCCAATATGAACCTCATTAAAAGTTGGAAACCTATTATTGATAGTGTTCAAGTTAGGTTTTCTTATTGGAAAGCAAACACTCTTTCTATCGGCGGGCGTTTCACCCTTGTGAAGTCGGTAATGGGAAGCCTTCCACTGTATTTCTTTTCCATATTTAAAGCACCTATCGGAGTAATTGAATCATTGGAGAAAACACGAATGAGATTCTTGTGGAATGGAAATTAG